DNA from Asticcacaulis excentricus:
CTTCGGCTTGTACTTGAACCCTTCGCTCATGATTTCGAACGCGACCCTTTGAACTTTACGCAAACCGACCATATAGGTCGGAGTCGGGCCTCTATAAAGCCCTTATGAGGTTAAATTATGGGTAAAACACGCGAGACCATCGAGACCAAACTGACGGCGGCCTTCGCCCCGCTTCGTCTGGAGGTGACGGACGATAGCGATAAGCATAAAGGGCATTCGGGCGCGCGTGAAGGGGGCGAAAGTCACTTTTCCGTCCTGATCGTCTCTGAGGCGTTTCGCGGACAGAGCCGCGTCGCCCGTCAGCGCGCCGTCAATGCGGCCCTGCGTGAGGAACTGAGCGGCCCGGTCCACGCCCTGTCGATGCAGACCCTGACACCGGAAGAGGCTTAATCCAGAAACCTAACTCAGCGCGGCCACCAGAAAATCGCGCCCCAGACGCGAGCCCGGCGCATTGATACTGTGGCCCAGCCCCTTGAGAATGTGGGCGTCGGCGCTCAGGCCCGCGGCGGTCAGGCGCTCAGCCGCCTGAAGGGTTTCGGCAAAGGGGATCACCTCGTCCTGATCGCCGTGTACCAGCCGGATTGGCGTGGGCGCAGGCGTCCACGGCACAGGCGACGACAGGCGACCGGAATAGGCGACCACCGCCGCCACGGGCCAGCGTCCGCTGACCACGGCATCAAGCGCCATGATCGACCCTTGCGAAAAGCCAACCAGCGCCACCTGCGCCGGATCGTCTATGCCGCGTTCGGCCATGACGGCATGCAGGGTCGCATCGAAGGCCTCACGCGCCTCGACAATCCGCTGCGCGCGGTTTTCCGCAGTCACTCTTTTGACCGAAAACCACTGCCGGCCACTGGCCTGTGCATACATATCGAACGGATCAGGTCCGTCAGGCGCGGCGAACGCCGTATCCGGCAAGGCCTCAGCCCAGTGTCGCCCCAGACCGATCATGTCCGCACCGCACGAACCCACGCCGTGCAAAAAGATCACCAGATGTTTCAACGCTTTTTACCAGAATGAGACCGCTCGACAGATAAGGGGGCGGCCTTTCACCTAAATTCCCTTTGTCCAGAACCGAAAACTCTCCATGGCGGCATCGAGATCGGAAGTATCGACGCCAGCGGCGTTCATAATGACATAAGTCAAAGGCGCGAACACCAAAAGGGCCAGTAAAATTATGATCAGTAGCACCACCAAAGCGAACGTAGGACGATTCACCAAGCTGATGATGCGATGGTGCCACCTGCCTGTTAAATAAGGCTCAAGGGCCAGAAAGCCATCCAGACCGGGGATGGGCAAAATGTTAATGAAGAATGCCGCCAGATTAAAAAAAGCCAGCAGTCCAACAGGCCCTTTCAGAAACGCCGTGAAGGCACCGCCTAAATTCAAGGCCATGTAAACGATGAAAAGACTAACAGCGAAAGCCAAAGTCGTTGCGGGCCCAGCGAGCGCAATTTTCGTCTGCGAACGCGAGTTTCTCAGAGCATCCAGATCAATCCTGACCGCAGCACCCGGCAAGGGAATGCCACCCAAAATCAAAGTAACCATAGGAAGCAAAAAACTCAGCCGCCACGAGATGTATCTAACCGGATCGAGAGTGAGATAACCTCGAATTTTTGTTAGGTAGTCTCCTTCACGATAGGCTGAAATAGCATGGGCATACTCATGCAAACACACACCGATGATCCAGCCGGTAACGATGAAAGCAAATGTCAGAGGCCCCGCTAAATAAAAAACGATGGCACCGGACTCCAATGCGAAGAATAGGGGCAAAATTAGGAGCCCTACCGCAAAAACACCCCATGCTATGAGCAAAAGCCAAAATCGGTAATGAATATTCATGCCCCCATCCCCCAAAAAATAAGGTGGGCAGAAACCTGCCCACCTCAATTGTCTATTGCGCTGAATATCTAAATTCAAGCCGCCTTCGCCGCATCTGTCTTCCCAAACCGGCCATAGAAGGTCTCGCTCTTCTCCGCCATGTCGCGCAACAATTGCGGCGGGGCAAAGCGGTCACCATACTTGGCCGTCAGTTCGTCCAGTTCCTCGACAAACTTCGCCGTCCCGATGGCGTCGATCAGAGAGACGATCCCGCCCGACCATGGCGCAAAGCCCCAGCCGAGGATCGAACCAACATCGGCTTCGCGTGGATCGCTGATGACGCCCTCTTCGAAGCAGCGCGCCGCCGTCACCGCCTGAATATACAGCAGGCGCTTGCGGATATCTTCGGCCAGTTCCGGCGTCGAGTCGGTGATGGTGGGCGCGAACTTGTCCGACAGGCCCGGCCACAGGCTCTTGTTACCGCCCGCTTCCGGACAGTCGTAGAAGCCCTTGCCGTTCTTGCGCCCCAGACGCCCGTCGGCGACCATCTGCGCCACCTCCTTTTCGCCGGGGATGGGCACATAGGCATCGCCCATGGCCTTGGCGGTTTCGGAGGTGATCTTGACCAGAAGGTCAAGCGCCACATCGTCCATCATCTCCAGAGGCCCGCGCGGCATCCCCGTGGCGCGACCGACATTGTCGATCAGGGCCGGGGCATAGCCTTCGGCCCACAGGTGCAGGCCTTCGGCGGTGAACGGGATGAAGCAGCGGTTGGCGTAGAAGAAGCGCGCGTCATTGACGACGATCGGCGTCTTACGGATCTTCAGCACGTAGTCGATGGCCTTGGCCAGAGTCTCGTCCGAGGTCTCTTTACCTCGGATGATTTCGACCAGCATCATCTTGTCCACCGGCGAGAAGAAGTGGATGCCGATGAATTTCGACGCATCGACCGACGCCTTGGCCAACAGCGAAATGGGGATGGTCGAGGTATTGGTGCCAAAGATCGCCGTTTCGGCCTTATCGCCCGTATAGAGCTGGGCTTCGGCGTCCTTGGTGACCTTTTCCTTCAGTTCGGTGTTTTCAAACACCGCTTCGACGACCAGATCGGAACCGGCAATCTGCGTGTAGTCCGGTGTCGGCACGATCAGGTCGAGCAGGGCCTGCGCCTTTTCCGGGGTCATCTTGCCGCGTGATACGGCCTTTTTGACCAGACCTTCGCAATGCGCCTTCCCTTTATCGGCGGCCGCCTGATCCCGATCAATCAGGATGACGCGGATACCGGCCTGCGCCGAGACATAGGCAATCCCCGCCCCCATCATGCCGGCGCCGAGAACGGCCACCTGCTTGGGATCAGTCTTTTCCACGCCCGCCGGGCGGCCGGAGCCCTTGCCCAGTTGCTGCATGGAGAAGAAGAAGGTGCGGATCATCGCCTTGGCCTGCGGGGTTTGCAGGGTGTTGACGAAATAGCGGCTTTCGACCTTGATGGCGCTATCGAACGGCAGTTGCAGGCCTTCATAGACGGCGCGCATCAGGTTCACCACGGCGGGATAGTTGCCATAGGACTGCTTGCGCAGCAGGGCATTGGCCATGATGAATATTTGCGCGCCGGCCGGATGGTAGGGGCCGCCGCCGGGCAGCTTGTAGTCCTTCTTATCCCACAGGGCGACCGGATCGCCCTTGGTTTTGATCCAGTTTTTGGCCGCCTCGACCTCCTGACCGACCGGCACCACCTCGTGTACGATACCGGCAGACAGGGCGTCCTTCGGCTTGAAACTCTTGCCTTCCGACATGGCCATCAGCGCCGCCTGTGCCCCGATCAGGCGCGTCAGGCGTTGCGAGCCGCCGCCGCCGGGGAAAAGACCGATCTTGATTTCCGGCAGGCCCACCTGCGTCTTGGGGCCGTCATTCAGCACGCGGTAGTGACAGGCGAGCGCCAGTTCCAGACCGCCGCCCAGCGCCAGCCCGTTAAGCGCCACCGCCACCGGCTTGCCGCAGGTTTCAAGCTGGCGATAGACGCGGTTCATCTCAAAGGCGGCGGCGAAGCCGGCCTTCAGCGCGCCTTCGGGATCGTTGGGGTCTGACTTGGCTTCCCACGCCCCGCCCAGCATTTCTTCAAGGTCAGCCCCGGCGCAGAAGCCGGTTGTTTTACCGGACGTGATCACCACGCCCTTGACCTCGGCGTCGGTCTTGGCGCGCTCGGCAATGGCCAGAAGATCAGCCAGGGCCTGCTTGGTAAAGGTGTTCATCGTCTTGCCCGGCACGTCGAAGGTGCAGAGCAGGATTCCATCGGCGTCGAGTTCGGTTTTGAAGCATTCCATTGTGTTTTCTCCCTCGACTGTTCTTAAATCCGCTCGATGACCGTGGCCGTGGCCATGCCACCGCCGACGCACAGCGTGACCAGTGCCGTCCCCTTGCCCGTGCGCTCAAGCTCGTCGAGCACGGTGCCGAGGATCATGGCGCCCGTGGCCCCCAGCGGGTGGCCCATGGCGATGGCGCCGCCGCAGACATTGATCTTGTCATGCGGGATATCGAGCGCCTGCATGTAGCGCAGCACGACCGAGGCAAAGGCTTCGTTCAGTTCGTAAAGGTCGATGTCCGACACACTCATGCCGAGCTTTTTCAGCACCTTTTCCGTGGCAAAGGACGGCCCGGTCAGCATGATCGACGGCTCGGAACCGATGGAGGCCATGCCCTTGATGCGGGCGCGCGGCTTGAGCCCCGACAGGGCAGCGGCTTCGGCCGAACCGATCAGCACGGCGGCCGCACCATCGACGATGGCTGACGAATTGCCCGGCGTATGCACGTGGTTGACGCGCTCGATTTCGGGATAGCGCTGATTGATCACCGCATCGAAGGCCATTTCGCCCATCATGGCGAAGGACGGGTTGAGGCCGCCCAGCGTTTGCATGTCGGTATTGGGGCGGATGGTTTCGTCGTGATCAAGGCGGGTAACGCCCATCTGATCCTTGACCGGCAGGATAGACTTTTTGAAGCGCCCTTCGGCCCAGGATTGCGCCGAACGCTTATGCGATTCGACGGCGTAGGTATCGACGTCGCTGCGGGAAAAACCCCACTTGGTGGCGATCATGTCGGCGGACACGCCCTGCGGCACGAAATAGGTCGGGAAGGCGGCATTGACGTCGATGGCCCACGCCCCGCCGTCCGAGCCCATGGGCACCCGGCTCATGGCTTCGACGCCGCCGCCGATGGCCATGGTGGCTTCGCCGGAAATGACCTTACCGGCCGCGATATTGATGGCCTCAAGGCCCGAGGCGCAGAAGCGATTGACCTGAATGCCGCCGGTCGTTTCCGCATAGCCCGCCGCCAGCACCGCCGCACGGGCGATATCGCCGCCCTGCTCACCGACCGGAGTGACGCAGCCAAAGGCCACATCATCGACCAGCGCCGTATCGAGGCCGTTGCGGTCCTTGAGACCCTTCAGCACCTGCCGCGACAGGTCCAGCGCCGTGATTTCGTGCAGGCTGCCGTCCTTCTTGCCTTTGCCGCGAGGCGTGCGCACCGCGTCGTAAATATAGGCGCCTGGGCTTAAGCTGGCCATTGCCATCCTCCTGAGGTTTGGTTTTTTTGGTCGCGCATCTTGTCTGAAAACCGCTTTACATTTTTCAGGATGCGCTCGTGGGTGCTTACTTGCGCCCGCTTTACGCGAACGTCAAGATAGACGTAAGGTAACATTCGCGAGACTTTTTCGTAGCTCCCTGATTTAAATAGGAATTATTCCGCCTCTGATCCGCCTTCTGACCAAAGAGCGCAGACGGCTTATTTATCATACAAACTTGACGACTTGCGCGACCTTCTATAGTCCGACAAAAGAAAGGCCTGATAAAAACCGGAGGACGCCCATGACCGATACGATTATCCGCCGCTCAAAGCCGGGGGCCGCTCTGGGCGAGGGCCTGTTGTGGTCGCGCCGCGACGGGTGCGTCTATTGGGTGGATATTTTGGGCAATCGCCTGCACGCCTTCTATCTGGCCGACGGGTCGGAAAAGACCTGGTACTTTCCCGATCATATCGGCTGGGTCATCGAGCGCGAAAAGGGTGGTTTTATCGCGGGCCTGATGAGCGGCTTTCACGAACTGAGCCTTGAGCCCTTTATCCTCAAGCACATCGCCAACCCCTTCCCGCATGAGCCGGGCAATCGTCTCAATGATGCCAAGGCCGACGATCAGGGCCGCATTTGGGCCGGGTCGATGCACAAGCCGCAGGAAAAGAAGTCCGGTGCCCTGTATCGTCTGAATACCGACCTCAGCCACATCGAGGTGGATGGGCCTTATCAGGTGGCCAATGGCCCGACCTTCTCGCCCGATCATGCCAAAATCTATCACACCGACTCAGGCGAAAACGACGTGTTCGTCTTCGACATCGTGGACGGCGAAGCGGTCAACAAGCGCCTATTTGTGCACTTCCCCGACGACTGGGGCTCGCCCGACGGCATGACCACCGACGCGCAGGGCGGCATCTGGATCGCCCACTGGGGCGGCGGCAAGATCAGCCGCTTCACGCCGGACGGCGCGCTCGATTTTTCGATCGCCCTGCCTGCCAAACAGATCACCAATGTCTGCTTCGCCGGTGCGGCGCTGGACCGCGTCTTCGTCACCTCCGCCGCCGTCGATCAGCCCGATGATCGTGAAGCGGGGACTTTGTTTGAAATCCCAAGTGAACTGTTGCGGGGTCATACCGGCCTTGAACCGCAAAAGTTCAAGGGGTAGGAACACCCAGCCGCCACCTCCCTTCGCCACGCAGGGGAGGAGATTTCAGGAAAACCCATGACCACACCTTCGCTGATCGCCGCCGACTGGGGCACCACCAATTTCCGCCTGTTCCTTTATGATGAGGCCGGTCAGGTCATCGCCCGCCACGCCGCCAATATTGGCCTGAAAAACCTCGGCGTGCTGAGCTTTGAACAGGCGCTCCTCAGCGTGCTGAAAGGCGATTTCGCCGGTCTGGAGCATCTGCCCTTCCTGCTGTCCGGTATGGTGGGGTCGCGTCAGGGCTGGGTCGAAGCCCCCTACGCCGCCTGCCCGGCCAGCCTGCAAACTCTGGCCGACGGTCTCGTCAAGGCCCCGTCCGATCTGGACGTCGCCATCGTCCCCGGCCTGTTCGCCGAAAGCCCCGGCACGGGCCTGCTCAACGTCATGCGCGGCGAAGAAACCCAGATTTTCGGCATCCTTCAGTCCGATCCGTCTGACGGCTTCTTCGTCCTGCCCGGCACCCATTCCAAGTGGGCGCTGGTGCGTGGCGGCAAGGTCGAATCCTTCTCGACCCACATGACCGGTGAAATGTTCCAGGTGCTGAAGGCCCATTCGATCCTTGGCCTTTTGATGGAAAACAGCACCGACAACGAAGAGGTGTTCCTGAAAGGCGTTGAGCGCGGCATGTATAACCGCGCCTTCCTGTCGGTGATCTTCTCGGTGCGCACCGAAGCCCTGTTCAATCACATCGCGCCGGAGCATCTGGCGACGTATTTGTCGGGCTTACTGATCGGCGCGGAAATCGTCGCTGAGCTGGAGCGCCACGGCAAGAGCCCGGTGCGTCTGGTCGGCGAAGGCGCACTGGTCGATCTTTATGAAAAAGCGCTGGCCTTCGCCGGCTTTACCGATGTGACCCGCTTCGACGGCAATGCCGCCTCTGAATCAGGTCTTTGGGCGATTCACAAGCTCCGGAGTTCCAAATGACCCTTACCCAACGCTGGCAGGACACGCTGGCCACCCTGCCGCTGGTCGCCATCCTGCGCGGCCTCGGTCCCGATGAAGCGCTGGACGTCGGCGACGCCCTGATCAGCGCCGGTTTCAAGGTGGTCGAGGTGCCGCTCAACTCGCCGCAGCCCTTCGTCTCCATCGAAAAGCTGGCCGCGCATCTGGGCGACAAGGCCATTGTTGGCGCGGGTACGGTGCTCAAGCTGGATGACGTGCAAAAGCTGTACGATGTCGGCGGACAGATCTGCATTTCGCCGAACACCAACCCGGAAGTCATCCGCTTTGCCAAGGCACTGGGCCTGATCTCCTTCCCGGCCTTCTTCACCCCGACCGAAGCCTTTGCGGCCATCGACGCCGGGGCCGACGCGCTTAAGCTATTTCCCGCCGAACTGGCCGGTCCCAAGGGCCTCAAAGCCGTCAAGGCCGTCCTGCCGCGCACCTTACCCGTCTTCCCGGTCGGTGGCGTTGAGCCCGGCAATATGAAGGAGTTTGTGGCGGCCGGTGCCACCGGCTTTGGCATCGGCTCCAGCGTCTATAAGCCCGGCGACACGCCGGAAATCGTCCACGCCAAGGCCACCGCCTTCGTGGACGCCTGGAACGCCTTAAAGGCCTAAGCCTTTCACCCCTCTTCTTTTCAAAGGAGAGGGGTTTTTCATGCGGCGTCGAAGGTCTGACGCGCCTCGGCAATGCGCGGATGGTTGTCCACGGCCCACGCCACCAGCGCCCTGAGGGCAGGCATCAGCGACTCGCCCAGCGGCGTCAGGCGATATTCGACACTGGGCGGCACGGTGGCAAAGACGTGGCGGCTGATATAGCCGTCGCGTTGCAGGTCACGCAGGGTCTGGGTCAGCATTCTTTGTGAAATATCCGGCACGGCGCGCTTCAGTTCTCCGAAGCGGTGCGGCTTGGTCGAGAGCACCAGAAGCATCAGGCTCGACCACTTGCCACCGATATGATCCATCACATCGCGCACCGGACAGGTCGAAATATCGAACCCGGCATTGAGAATGGCCTCGGTAATCGACGGTTCTTCCGCGCTCACTATTCTGAGGGGTTGCGCAGCCGAGTCCAAAAACCGGTTCCCACTTTTTGGGCTGCGCGCCAATGGTTCCCTTTTCATCCCTATCTCCCGAAATAGTGCCGTCTTTACAGGGGTACAAAACTTCCTATTTTGCACATGATCTCATTTTGAGACTAATGTGATATATATAAAGAAAGGACCACCTCATGTCCACCATACTCGTCACGGGCGCTTCGGGCCAACTGGGTCAGCTTGTGCTGAAGGCGCTGGAGAACAGCCCGCACACGGTTATCGCTGCTTCGCGCGACCCGTCGAAACTGAACACGTCTTTTGCCACCCGCACCGCCGATTTTGACCAGCCCGATACCCTCGTTGAGGCCT
Protein-coding regions in this window:
- a CDS encoding BolA family protein, with protein sequence MGKTRETIETKLTAAFAPLRLEVTDDSDKHKGHSGAREGGESHFSVLIVSEAFRGQSRVARQRAVNAALREELSGPVHALSMQTLTPEEA
- a CDS encoding alpha/beta hydrolase, giving the protein MIFLHGVGSCGADMIGLGRHWAEALPDTAFAAPDGPDPFDMYAQASGRQWFSVKRVTAENRAQRIVEAREAFDATLHAVMAERGIDDPAQVALVGFSQGSIMALDAVVSGRWPVAAVVAYSGRLSSPVPWTPAPTPIRLVHGDQDEVIPFAETLQAAERLTAAGLSADAHILKGLGHSINAPGSRLGRDFLVAALS
- a CDS encoding site-2 protease family protein, which encodes MNIHYRFWLLLIAWGVFAVGLLILPLFFALESGAIVFYLAGPLTFAFIVTGWIIGVCLHEYAHAISAYREGDYLTKIRGYLTLDPVRYISWRLSFLLPMVTLILGGIPLPGAAVRIDLDALRNSRSQTKIALAGPATTLAFAVSLFIVYMALNLGGAFTAFLKGPVGLLAFFNLAAFFINILPIPGLDGFLALEPYLTGRWHHRIISLVNRPTFALVVLLIIILLALLVFAPLTYVIMNAAGVDTSDLDAAMESFRFWTKGI
- a CDS encoding 3-hydroxyacyl-CoA dehydrogenase NAD-binding domain-containing protein translates to MECFKTELDADGILLCTFDVPGKTMNTFTKQALADLLAIAERAKTDAEVKGVVITSGKTTGFCAGADLEEMLGGAWEAKSDPNDPEGALKAGFAAAFEMNRVYRQLETCGKPVAVALNGLALGGGLELALACHYRVLNDGPKTQVGLPEIKIGLFPGGGGSQRLTRLIGAQAALMAMSEGKSFKPKDALSAGIVHEVVPVGQEVEAAKNWIKTKGDPVALWDKKDYKLPGGGPYHPAGAQIFIMANALLRKQSYGNYPAVVNLMRAVYEGLQLPFDSAIKVESRYFVNTLQTPQAKAMIRTFFFSMQQLGKGSGRPAGVEKTDPKQVAVLGAGMMGAGIAYVSAQAGIRVILIDRDQAAADKGKAHCEGLVKKAVSRGKMTPEKAQALLDLIVPTPDYTQIAGSDLVVEAVFENTELKEKVTKDAEAQLYTGDKAETAIFGTNTSTIPISLLAKASVDASKFIGIHFFSPVDKMMLVEIIRGKETSDETLAKAIDYVLKIRKTPIVVNDARFFYANRCFIPFTAEGLHLWAEGYAPALIDNVGRATGMPRGPLEMMDDVALDLLVKITSETAKAMGDAYVPIPGEKEVAQMVADGRLGRKNGKGFYDCPEAGGNKSLWPGLSDKFAPTITDSTPELAEDIRKRLLYIQAVTAARCFEEGVISDPREADVGSILGWGFAPWSGGIVSLIDAIGTAKFVEELDELTAKYGDRFAPPQLLRDMAEKSETFYGRFGKTDAAKAA
- a CDS encoding acetyl-CoA C-acetyltransferase encodes the protein MASLSPGAYIYDAVRTPRGKGKKDGSLHEITALDLSRQVLKGLKDRNGLDTALVDDVAFGCVTPVGEQGGDIARAAVLAAGYAETTGGIQVNRFCASGLEAINIAAGKVISGEATMAIGGGVEAMSRVPMGSDGGAWAIDVNAAFPTYFVPQGVSADMIATKWGFSRSDVDTYAVESHKRSAQSWAEGRFKKSILPVKDQMGVTRLDHDETIRPNTDMQTLGGLNPSFAMMGEMAFDAVINQRYPEIERVNHVHTPGNSSAIVDGAAAVLIGSAEAAALSGLKPRARIKGMASIGSEPSIMLTGPSFATEKVLKKLGMSVSDIDLYELNEAFASVVLRYMQALDIPHDKINVCGGAIAMGHPLGATGAMILGTVLDELERTGKGTALVTLCVGGGMATATVIERI
- a CDS encoding SMP-30/gluconolactonase/LRE family protein, translated to MTDTIIRRSKPGAALGEGLLWSRRDGCVYWVDILGNRLHAFYLADGSEKTWYFPDHIGWVIEREKGGFIAGLMSGFHELSLEPFILKHIANPFPHEPGNRLNDAKADDQGRIWAGSMHKPQEKKSGALYRLNTDLSHIEVDGPYQVANGPTFSPDHAKIYHTDSGENDVFVFDIVDGEAVNKRLFVHFPDDWGSPDGMTTDAQGGIWIAHWGGGKISRFTPDGALDFSIALPAKQITNVCFAGAALDRVFVTSAAVDQPDDREAGTLFEIPSELLRGHTGLEPQKFKG
- a CDS encoding 2-dehydro-3-deoxygalactonokinase is translated as MTTPSLIAADWGTTNFRLFLYDEAGQVIARHAANIGLKNLGVLSFEQALLSVLKGDFAGLEHLPFLLSGMVGSRQGWVEAPYAACPASLQTLADGLVKAPSDLDVAIVPGLFAESPGTGLLNVMRGEETQIFGILQSDPSDGFFVLPGTHSKWALVRGGKVESFSTHMTGEMFQVLKAHSILGLLMENSTDNEEVFLKGVERGMYNRAFLSVIFSVRTEALFNHIAPEHLATYLSGLLIGAEIVAELERHGKSPVRLVGEGALVDLYEKALAFAGFTDVTRFDGNAASESGLWAIHKLRSSK
- a CDS encoding 2-dehydro-3-deoxy-6-phosphogalactonate aldolase; amino-acid sequence: MTLTQRWQDTLATLPLVAILRGLGPDEALDVGDALISAGFKVVEVPLNSPQPFVSIEKLAAHLGDKAIVGAGTVLKLDDVQKLYDVGGQICISPNTNPEVIRFAKALGLISFPAFFTPTEAFAAIDAGADALKLFPAELAGPKGLKAVKAVLPRTLPVFPVGGVEPGNMKEFVAAGATGFGIGSSVYKPGDTPEIVHAKATAFVDAWNALKA
- a CDS encoding winged helix-turn-helix transcriptional regulator codes for the protein MSAEEPSITEAILNAGFDISTCPVRDVMDHIGGKWSSLMLLVLSTKPHRFGELKRAVPDISQRMLTQTLRDLQRDGYISRHVFATVPPSVEYRLTPLGESLMPALRALVAWAVDNHPRIAEARQTFDAA